One Carettochelys insculpta isolate YL-2023 chromosome 15, ASM3395843v1, whole genome shotgun sequence DNA window includes the following coding sequences:
- the CCDC69 gene encoding coiled-coil domain-containing protein 69, whose protein sequence is MLSLVQPGSRRRRTQQPKGQPVSQELTALKTDNAPLHEDLETKAAALAEEQENEIVRLLQGRQEEEERLKEAHQAETKRLTEDIKIQVEKESDLELKKQLSEQFNTLKREHDENLRELQQAHLQEMLLLKESYQRSQSSLQETIDRLTSQLKSFQEKMKRVEESILSRDFKKHIQDYGSPSQFWEQELESLHFVIEMKNERIHDLDRKLLNLQTVMERNLLLEEKVKTLQQENEDLHVRAQNHLTMTRQLSDELLVVREALDKESQLREQACREKEELLYRVLNGSSPTFSLPSSEAPLIAT, encoded by the exons ATGCTGTCCTTGGTTCAGCCTGGTTCT AGACGACGAAGAACACAGCAGCCAAAGGGGCAGCCGGTTTCCCAGGAGCTGACAGCTTTGAAGACAGACAATG CCCCATTGCATGAGGACCTGGAGACAAAGGCAGCAGCACTGGCGGAGGAGCAGGAGAATGAGATTGTGAGGCTCCTACAAggaaggcaggaggaagaggagaggctgaaggaagcCCACCAGGCCGAGACCAAGAGACTGACTGAAGACATTAAAATCCAG GTGGAAAAGGAAAGTGACTTAGAGCTTAAAAAGCAGCTCTCTGAGCAGTTCAACACACTGAAGAGAGAGCATGATGAGAACCTCCGAG aactccagcaggcccacctccaggagaTGCTGCTCTTGAAGGAATCCTACCAAAGGTCCCAGTCTTCCTTGCAG GAGACGATCGACAGGTTGACTTCCCAGCTGAAATCCTTCCAGGAGAAAATGAAACGGGTGGAGGAATCAATCTTGAGCCGAGACTTTAAGAAACATATTCAG GATTATGGGAGCCCCAGTCAGTTCTGGGAACAAGAACTGGAGAGTCTTCATTTTGTCATAGAGATGAAGAACGAACGCATTCATGATCTGGACAGGAAGCTGCTGAACTTGCAAACAGTG ATGGAGAGGAACCTGCTTCTGGAGGAGAAAGTGAAAACCCTCCAGCAGGAGAACGAGGATCTGCACGTTCGGGCACAGAACCACTTGACAATGACAAG GCAGCTGTCTGACGAGCTCCTGGTGGTTCGGGAGGCTCTGGACAAGGAGTCCCAGCTGCGGGAGCAGGCTTGCCGGGAGAAGGAAGAGTTGCTCTACCGGGTCCTGAATGGCAGCTCCCCaactttctccctcccctccagcgaGGCGCCACTCATCGCCACGTAG
- the LOC142021239 gene encoding platelet-derived growth factor receptor-like protein encodes MSSRALAVLGCSLLLLLWGECQEREKPHKAAKKKVATEPKLNELRPPKATGHQRQPAAAKALKAKAQVKAPVSPSQVHPPVSILTQVVAKGQFQKVLDSLTLAAGDTLELRCRGRSVRWRFPAYLEDEDEGRLKIKHFERYSQLLVLNATAADTGEYSCWAFQCRDSACWDREDRTGQAFVFFTDPQELFVPTEDYYEVVQLRTNHPTLLPCQVTSPGAQVTLHREFPPEEVAVDGVDISYDVKRGFVIHRPQPSCAGSLFCMASLGGVRQISTKYMLIYINYPPSAPKPTVRASATTVGAGENFNVTCTVFGEPEVAVDFTWEYPGQKIGRPPYVRECADLARRGGQVQQESESVFYVDEARAIDEGLYTCSATNLQGTTAVSTRVRVLPASLARRGARSG; translated from the exons atgagctccaggGCACTGGCTGTCCTGGGCTgcagccttctcctcctcctctggg GTGAATGTCAGGAGAGGGAAAAGCCCCACAAAGCTGCCAAGAAGAAGGTTGCCACAGAGCCCAAGCTGAACGAGCTCAGACCTCCTAAAGCAACAGGGCACCAGCGCCAACCGGCAGCAGCCAAGGCCCTGAAGGCCAAAGCCCAAGTGAAAGCCCCAGTGTCCCCCAGCCAGGTGCACCCACCGGTGTCCATCCTGACTCAGGTGGTGGCCAAGGGGCAGTTCCAGAAGGTGCTCGACTCCCTGACACTGGCAGCAGGTGACACCTTGGAGCTGCGCTGCAGAGGGCGGTCTGTCCGGTGGAGGTTCCCTGCCTACCTGGAGGACGAAGATGAGGGGCGGCTCAA AATCAAGCACTTTGAGAGGTAcagccagctgctggtgctgaacgccacagctgcagacacgggcGAGTACAGCTGCTGGGCCTTCCAGTGCCGGGACAGCGCGTGCTGGGACAGAGAGGACAGGACGGGCCAGGCTTTCGTCTTCTTCACAG acccccAGGAGCTGTTTGTGCCCACAGAGGATTACTATGAAGTGGTCCAGCTGCGCACGAACCACCCCACGCTGCTGCCGTGCCAGGTGaccagccctggggcccaggtGACGCTGCACCGTGAATTCCCCCCCGAGGAGGTGGCCGTGGACGGGGTCGACATCTCATACGACGTGAAGAGGGGGTTCGTGATCCACCGCCCACAGCCCTCCTGCGCAGGGTCACTCTTCTGCATGGCCAGCCTGGGTGGTGTGCGGCAGATATCCACCAAGTACATGCTGATCTACATCAACT ACCCACCCTCAGCTCCCAAACCTACCGTCAGGGCCTCAGCCACCACCGTGGGGGCTGGAGAGAACTTCAACGTGACCTGCACAGTGTTTGGGGAACCCGAAGTCGCCGTCGATTTCACCTGGGAGTACCCTGGGCAAAAG ATTGGCCGGCCGCCCTATGTCCGCGAATGCGCCGACCTGGCGCGCCGGGGTGGGCAGGTGCAGCAGGAATCCGAGAGCGTCTTCTACGTGGATGAAGCGCGTGCCATAGATGAGGGGCTTTACACCTGCAGTGCCACCAACCTGCAGGGCACCACGGCTGTGTCTACCCGGGTCCGGGTACTCCCAGCCTCCCTGGCCAGGAGAGGGGCCCGCTCTGGCTAG